One stretch of Verrucomicrobiales bacterium DNA includes these proteins:
- the murA gene encoding UDP-N-acetylglucosamine 1-carboxyvinyltransferase: MDSLLIKGGIPLEGEVQISGAKNAVLPLMAATLLTEEPCVIRHVPDLSDVRFMGQILVSLGAEVKFEGDTLTVRSGRLKGMADYDLIRKMRGSICILGPLLARLHKAKVSLPGGCVIGSRPVDLHLKGLAALGADLLIEGGYVHAKAKRLIGTEVFLGGRSGPTVLGTANIMMAATLAEGITVIESAACEPEIVDLAQFLNNMGAKITGAGSPTIQILGVDALHGVEHEVIPDRIEAATFAIAAAATNGEITIHGARPDHLSAVLDKLKEANVKVERRGRAITVKRGGRLKPIDITTLPYSGFPTDVQAQMMVLMTLTPGLGIITERVFESRFMHVSELARLGAEISIEGPSAIVKGGRPLSGAPVMASDLRASAALVIAGMAAKGTTQVNRVYHIDRGYERIDAKLKALGARIERVKET; this comes from the coding sequence ATGGACAGCTTATTGATTAAGGGCGGAATTCCGCTCGAGGGTGAGGTTCAGATCAGCGGCGCAAAGAACGCGGTGTTGCCGCTCATGGCAGCCACGCTGCTCACGGAGGAACCGTGCGTCATCCGTCATGTACCCGATCTGAGCGATGTGCGGTTCATGGGGCAGATTCTGGTATCCCTCGGTGCCGAGGTGAAATTTGAGGGAGATACGCTTACTGTCCGCTCCGGTCGCCTCAAAGGGATGGCCGATTATGATTTGATCCGCAAAATGCGCGGATCAATCTGCATTCTCGGTCCCTTATTAGCCCGCTTGCATAAGGCCAAGGTCTCCCTTCCCGGGGGCTGTGTCATCGGATCGCGCCCAGTAGACCTTCACCTCAAAGGCTTGGCAGCTCTCGGCGCAGACTTGCTCATCGAAGGCGGCTACGTTCACGCCAAAGCCAAACGTCTGATCGGGACAGAAGTTTTTCTTGGGGGTCGGTCTGGACCTACGGTACTTGGGACTGCCAATATCATGATGGCGGCCACTTTGGCTGAGGGGATTACGGTGATCGAGAGCGCGGCTTGTGAGCCGGAGATTGTTGATTTGGCTCAGTTCCTGAACAACATGGGGGCCAAGATCACGGGAGCTGGCAGTCCCACCATTCAAATTCTGGGGGTCGACGCCTTGCATGGGGTGGAGCACGAGGTCATACCGGATCGCATCGAGGCAGCCACGTTTGCCATTGCCGCTGCTGCGACCAACGGCGAGATCACCATTCACGGAGCCCGCCCGGATCATCTCTCGGCCGTGTTGGATAAGCTGAAGGAAGCGAACGTTAAAGTGGAGCGGCGGGGACGGGCGATCACGGTAAAACGTGGAGGCCGTCTGAAGCCGATCGACATCACCACCCTGCCCTATTCTGGGTTTCCGACGGATGTTCAGGCCCAAATGATGGTGCTGATGACCTTAACCCCAGGGTTGGGGATCATCACCGAGCGCGTGTTCGAGAGCCGCTTCATGCACGTGAGCGAGTTGGCACGACTCGGTGCCGAGATCTCGATTGAGGGGCCTAGTGCGATCGTCAAAGGCGGGCGACCACTCAGTGGAGCACCTGTGATGGCCAGCGACCTGCGGGCCTCGGCCGCCCTGGTCATTGCGGGTATGGCCGCCAAAGGCACGACTCAGGTGAACCGAGTGTATCACATTGACCGCGGCTACGAGCGCATCGATGCTAAGCTGAAAGCGCTGGGTGCTCG